In Mangifera indica cultivar Alphonso chromosome 1, CATAS_Mindica_2.1, whole genome shotgun sequence, a single genomic region encodes these proteins:
- the LOC123220351 gene encoding serine/threonine-protein kinase STY8-like isoform X4 translates to MAIEEDVESCGSRVAVSQSLPNPRHHRYKFEVYSEVLRRLQDLNFEEANRTDFDNELWVHFNRLPARYALDVNVDRAEDVLTHKRLLHLAKDPANRPVFEVRVVQVYPTSSVYSVDTVHSDSSMNEDVQSSYYPIKLGIHPPPAFSTSPNFETLALHDHRDMVEEEDSAASLSAHCSKPMHEITFSTVDKPKLLTQLTSLLGEIGLNIHEAHAFSTVDGFSLDVFVVDGWPHEGHSFLNQHSVSAFNMHNPAVIETFPDCIKIPTDGTDVWEIAPRQLEFGMQVSSGASGDLYKGTYCSQEVAIKVLKHEHMDTDMLKEFSQEVYIMRKIRHKNVVQFIGACTRPPSLCIVTEFMARGSIHDFLHKQKGVFDLLSLLKVAIDVSKGMDYLHQNNIIHRDLKTANLLMDENEVVKVADFGVARVQSQSGVMTAETGTYRWMAPEVIEHRPYDHKADVFSFGIVLWELISGQIPYSGFSPLQAAVGVVQKGLRPSIPKHSHPKLAELMERCWHSDPIQRPNFSEITYILQQLINEVVGKREDNCNNRSTGGLF, encoded by the exons ATGGCGATTGAAGAAGACGTTGAGAGTTGTGGAAGTAGAGTTGCGGTGTCACAGTCGCTGCCGAATCCGAGGCACCATAGATATAAATTCGAGGTCTACAGTGAGGTGCTTCGTCGCCTTCAAGATTTGAATTTCGAAGAAGCAAACAGAACTGACTTTGATAATGAACTCTGGGTTCATTTTAACCGTCTACCTGCTCG TTATGCTTTGGATGTGAACGTGGATAGAGCAGAAGATGTCTTGACTCATAAGAGATTACTGCATTTGGCAAAAGATCCTGCTAATCGGCCTGTTTTTGAGGTTCGTGTTGTGCAG GTTTATCCTACAAGCAGTGTGTATTCTGTTGATACTGTTCATTCAGATAGTTCAATGAATGAAGATGTACAAAGTTCTTACTATCCGATTAAACTGGG CATCCATCCGCCACCCGCATTTAGTACATCACCTAATTTTGAAACACTTGCACTGCATGACCATAGAGATATGGTGGAGGAAGAAGACAGTGCTGCAAGTTTGTCAGCACACTGTTCCAA GCCTATGCATGAAATCACTTTTTCAACAGTTGACAAGCCAAAACTCCTTACTCAG TTGACTTCCTTACTTGGTGAGATTGGACTGAACATTCATGAAGCTCATGCATTTTCTACCGTTGATGGGTTCTCTCTAGATGTCTTTGTTGTTGATGGCTGGCCTCATGAG GGCCATTCCTTTCTCAATCAACATTCAGTTTCAGCTTTCAATATGCATAACCCAGCAGTTATTGAAACCTTTCCTGATTGCATAAAAATACCTACCGATGGAACTGATGTCTGGGAAATTGCTCCAAGGCAACTGGAATTTGGAATGCAGGTTTCATCTGGGGCATCTGGTGATCT GTACAAAGGCACATATTGTAGTCAGGAAGTAGCTATCAAAGTCCTAAAGCATGAGCATATGGATACTGATATGTTAAAAGAGTTTTCTCAGGAAGTTTACATAATGAG GAAGATTCGACATAAGAATGTTGTGCAATTCATTGGTGCATGCACTAGACCTCCAAGTTTGTGCATTGTGACCG AGTTCATGGCTAGAGGAAGCATACATGACTTTCTGCATAAACAGAAGGGTGTGTTTGACCTTCTGTCTCTACTTAAAGTAGCGATCGATGTTTCCAAGGGAATGGACTATTTGcaccaaaataatataattcacAGGGACCTGAAAACCGCAAATCTTCTGATGGATGAAAATGAA GTTGTGAAGGTTGCTGATTTTGGGGTTGCCAGAGTGCAGTCTCAATCTGGTGTGATGACAGCTGAAACTGGAACATACCGCTGGATGGCTCCTGAG GTGATTGAACACAGACCGTACGATCACAAGGCAGATGTTTTCAGTTTTGGTATTGTATTGTGGGAGCTTATATCAGGACAG ATCCCTTACTCTGGCTTTAGCCCATTACAAGCAGCTGTTGGTGTGGTGCAAAAG GGTCTAAGGCCTTCAATCCCCAAGCACAGTCACCCAAAACTTGCAGAGCTGATGGAGAGATGCTGGCATTCTGATCCAATTCAAAGACCAAATTTCTCAGAAATTACTTATATACTTCAGCAGCTAATAAATGAG GTTGTAGGGAAGAGGGAAGATAACTGCAACAATAGATCAACTGGTGGCTTATTTTAA
- the LOC123220389 gene encoding protein IQ-DOMAIN 20 produces the protein MGKSRYWFGLVRRKFNRKSHGDITIFHSPSPSQEAIIGVEEEISNCGDRSSVSLESFKKKELTKEDIAAIKIQANFRGHLARRAFRALRSLVKLQALVRGVYVRRQTRIAMHCMQALVRLQIRVQARQLLISQ, from the exons atgggcAAGTCCAGATACTGGTTCGGTCTGGTCAGAAGAAAGTTCAATAGGAAATCGCATGGAGACATCACTATTTTTCATAGCCCAAGTCCCAGCCAAGAAGCTATCATTGGAGTAGAGGAAGAAATCTCCAACTGTGGTGACAGAAGCTCTGTTTCACTGGAGTCATTTAAGAAGAAAGAACTAACCAAGGAAGATATTGCAGCCATcaaaattcaagcaaatttCAGGGGTCATCTT GCAAGGAGGGCATTTAGAGCACTGAGGAGTCTGGTTAAGCTGCAAGCGCTGGTGCGTGGAGTGTATGTTCGAAGGCAAACACGCATAGCCATGCATTGTATGCAAGCACTTGTTCGATTACAGATCAGGGTTCAAGCTCGTCAACTCCTCATCAGCCAGTGA
- the LOC123220351 gene encoding serine/threonine-protein kinase STY8-like isoform X2: protein MAIEEDVESCGSRVAVSQSLPNPRHHRYKFEVYSEVLRRLQDLNFEEANRTDFDNELWVHFNRLPARYALDVNVDRAEDVLTHKRLLHLAKDPANRPVFEVYPTSSVYSVDTVHSDSSMNEDVQSSYYPIKLGIHPPPAFSTSPNFETLALHDHRDMVEEEDSAASLSAHCSKPMHEITFSTVDKPKLLTQLTSLLGEIGLNIHEAHAFSTVDGFSLDVFVVDGWPHEETAELKYVLEKEVIKSRGHSFLNQHSVSAFNMHNPAVIETFPDCIKIPTDGTDVWEIAPRQLEFGMQVSSGASGDLYKGTYCSQEVAIKVLKHEHMDTDMLKEFSQEVYIMRKIRHKNVVQFIGACTRPPSLCIVTEFMARGSIHDFLHKQKGVFDLLSLLKVAIDVSKGMDYLHQNNIIHRDLKTANLLMDENEVVKVADFGVARVQSQSGVMTAETGTYRWMAPEVIEHRPYDHKADVFSFGIVLWELISGQIPYSGFSPLQAAVGVVQKGLRPSIPKHSHPKLAELMERCWHSDPIQRPNFSEITYILQQLINEVVGKREDNCNNRSTGGLF from the exons ATGGCGATTGAAGAAGACGTTGAGAGTTGTGGAAGTAGAGTTGCGGTGTCACAGTCGCTGCCGAATCCGAGGCACCATAGATATAAATTCGAGGTCTACAGTGAGGTGCTTCGTCGCCTTCAAGATTTGAATTTCGAAGAAGCAAACAGAACTGACTTTGATAATGAACTCTGGGTTCATTTTAACCGTCTACCTGCTCG TTATGCTTTGGATGTGAACGTGGATAGAGCAGAAGATGTCTTGACTCATAAGAGATTACTGCATTTGGCAAAAGATCCTGCTAATCGGCCTGTTTTTGAG GTTTATCCTACAAGCAGTGTGTATTCTGTTGATACTGTTCATTCAGATAGTTCAATGAATGAAGATGTACAAAGTTCTTACTATCCGATTAAACTGGG CATCCATCCGCCACCCGCATTTAGTACATCACCTAATTTTGAAACACTTGCACTGCATGACCATAGAGATATGGTGGAGGAAGAAGACAGTGCTGCAAGTTTGTCAGCACACTGTTCCAA GCCTATGCATGAAATCACTTTTTCAACAGTTGACAAGCCAAAACTCCTTACTCAG TTGACTTCCTTACTTGGTGAGATTGGACTGAACATTCATGAAGCTCATGCATTTTCTACCGTTGATGGGTTCTCTCTAGATGTCTTTGTTGTTGATGGCTGGCCTCATGAG GAAACTGCAGAGCTCAAATATGTACTGGAAAAGGAAGTCATAAAATCCAGG GGCCATTCCTTTCTCAATCAACATTCAGTTTCAGCTTTCAATATGCATAACCCAGCAGTTATTGAAACCTTTCCTGATTGCATAAAAATACCTACCGATGGAACTGATGTCTGGGAAATTGCTCCAAGGCAACTGGAATTTGGAATGCAGGTTTCATCTGGGGCATCTGGTGATCT GTACAAAGGCACATATTGTAGTCAGGAAGTAGCTATCAAAGTCCTAAAGCATGAGCATATGGATACTGATATGTTAAAAGAGTTTTCTCAGGAAGTTTACATAATGAG GAAGATTCGACATAAGAATGTTGTGCAATTCATTGGTGCATGCACTAGACCTCCAAGTTTGTGCATTGTGACCG AGTTCATGGCTAGAGGAAGCATACATGACTTTCTGCATAAACAGAAGGGTGTGTTTGACCTTCTGTCTCTACTTAAAGTAGCGATCGATGTTTCCAAGGGAATGGACTATTTGcaccaaaataatataattcacAGGGACCTGAAAACCGCAAATCTTCTGATGGATGAAAATGAA GTTGTGAAGGTTGCTGATTTTGGGGTTGCCAGAGTGCAGTCTCAATCTGGTGTGATGACAGCTGAAACTGGAACATACCGCTGGATGGCTCCTGAG GTGATTGAACACAGACCGTACGATCACAAGGCAGATGTTTTCAGTTTTGGTATTGTATTGTGGGAGCTTATATCAGGACAG ATCCCTTACTCTGGCTTTAGCCCATTACAAGCAGCTGTTGGTGTGGTGCAAAAG GGTCTAAGGCCTTCAATCCCCAAGCACAGTCACCCAAAACTTGCAGAGCTGATGGAGAGATGCTGGCATTCTGATCCAATTCAAAGACCAAATTTCTCAGAAATTACTTATATACTTCAGCAGCTAATAAATGAG GTTGTAGGGAAGAGGGAAGATAACTGCAACAATAGATCAACTGGTGGCTTATTTTAA
- the LOC123220351 gene encoding serine/threonine-protein kinase STY8-like isoform X1: MAIEEDVESCGSRVAVSQSLPNPRHHRYKFEVYSEVLRRLQDLNFEEANRTDFDNELWVHFNRLPARYALDVNVDRAEDVLTHKRLLHLAKDPANRPVFEVRVVQVYPTSSVYSVDTVHSDSSMNEDVQSSYYPIKLGIHPPPAFSTSPNFETLALHDHRDMVEEEDSAASLSAHCSKPMHEITFSTVDKPKLLTQLTSLLGEIGLNIHEAHAFSTVDGFSLDVFVVDGWPHEETAELKYVLEKEVIKSRGHSFLNQHSVSAFNMHNPAVIETFPDCIKIPTDGTDVWEIAPRQLEFGMQVSSGASGDLYKGTYCSQEVAIKVLKHEHMDTDMLKEFSQEVYIMRKIRHKNVVQFIGACTRPPSLCIVTEFMARGSIHDFLHKQKGVFDLLSLLKVAIDVSKGMDYLHQNNIIHRDLKTANLLMDENEVVKVADFGVARVQSQSGVMTAETGTYRWMAPEVIEHRPYDHKADVFSFGIVLWELISGQIPYSGFSPLQAAVGVVQKGLRPSIPKHSHPKLAELMERCWHSDPIQRPNFSEITYILQQLINEVVGKREDNCNNRSTGGLF; the protein is encoded by the exons ATGGCGATTGAAGAAGACGTTGAGAGTTGTGGAAGTAGAGTTGCGGTGTCACAGTCGCTGCCGAATCCGAGGCACCATAGATATAAATTCGAGGTCTACAGTGAGGTGCTTCGTCGCCTTCAAGATTTGAATTTCGAAGAAGCAAACAGAACTGACTTTGATAATGAACTCTGGGTTCATTTTAACCGTCTACCTGCTCG TTATGCTTTGGATGTGAACGTGGATAGAGCAGAAGATGTCTTGACTCATAAGAGATTACTGCATTTGGCAAAAGATCCTGCTAATCGGCCTGTTTTTGAGGTTCGTGTTGTGCAG GTTTATCCTACAAGCAGTGTGTATTCTGTTGATACTGTTCATTCAGATAGTTCAATGAATGAAGATGTACAAAGTTCTTACTATCCGATTAAACTGGG CATCCATCCGCCACCCGCATTTAGTACATCACCTAATTTTGAAACACTTGCACTGCATGACCATAGAGATATGGTGGAGGAAGAAGACAGTGCTGCAAGTTTGTCAGCACACTGTTCCAA GCCTATGCATGAAATCACTTTTTCAACAGTTGACAAGCCAAAACTCCTTACTCAG TTGACTTCCTTACTTGGTGAGATTGGACTGAACATTCATGAAGCTCATGCATTTTCTACCGTTGATGGGTTCTCTCTAGATGTCTTTGTTGTTGATGGCTGGCCTCATGAG GAAACTGCAGAGCTCAAATATGTACTGGAAAAGGAAGTCATAAAATCCAGG GGCCATTCCTTTCTCAATCAACATTCAGTTTCAGCTTTCAATATGCATAACCCAGCAGTTATTGAAACCTTTCCTGATTGCATAAAAATACCTACCGATGGAACTGATGTCTGGGAAATTGCTCCAAGGCAACTGGAATTTGGAATGCAGGTTTCATCTGGGGCATCTGGTGATCT GTACAAAGGCACATATTGTAGTCAGGAAGTAGCTATCAAAGTCCTAAAGCATGAGCATATGGATACTGATATGTTAAAAGAGTTTTCTCAGGAAGTTTACATAATGAG GAAGATTCGACATAAGAATGTTGTGCAATTCATTGGTGCATGCACTAGACCTCCAAGTTTGTGCATTGTGACCG AGTTCATGGCTAGAGGAAGCATACATGACTTTCTGCATAAACAGAAGGGTGTGTTTGACCTTCTGTCTCTACTTAAAGTAGCGATCGATGTTTCCAAGGGAATGGACTATTTGcaccaaaataatataattcacAGGGACCTGAAAACCGCAAATCTTCTGATGGATGAAAATGAA GTTGTGAAGGTTGCTGATTTTGGGGTTGCCAGAGTGCAGTCTCAATCTGGTGTGATGACAGCTGAAACTGGAACATACCGCTGGATGGCTCCTGAG GTGATTGAACACAGACCGTACGATCACAAGGCAGATGTTTTCAGTTTTGGTATTGTATTGTGGGAGCTTATATCAGGACAG ATCCCTTACTCTGGCTTTAGCCCATTACAAGCAGCTGTTGGTGTGGTGCAAAAG GGTCTAAGGCCTTCAATCCCCAAGCACAGTCACCCAAAACTTGCAGAGCTGATGGAGAGATGCTGGCATTCTGATCCAATTCAAAGACCAAATTTCTCAGAAATTACTTATATACTTCAGCAGCTAATAAATGAG GTTGTAGGGAAGAGGGAAGATAACTGCAACAATAGATCAACTGGTGGCTTATTTTAA
- the LOC123220351 gene encoding serine/threonine-protein kinase STY8-like isoform X3: MAIEEDVESCGSRVAVSQSLPNPRHHRYKFEVYSEVLRRLQDLNFEEANRTDFDNELWVHFNRLPARYALDVNVDRAEDVLTHKRLLHLAKDPANRPVFEVRVVQVYPTSSVYSVDTVHSDSSMNEDVQSSYYPIKLGIHPPPAFSTSPNFETLALHDHRDMVEEEDSAASLSAHCSKPMHEITFSTVDKPKLLTQLTSLLGEIGLNIHEAHAFSTVDGFSLDVFVVDGWPHEETAELKYVLEKEVIKSRGHSFLNQHSVSAFNMHNPAVIETFPDCIKIPTDGTDVWEIAPRQLEFGMQVSSGASGDLYKGTYCSQEVAIKVLKHEHMDTDMLKEFSQEVYIMRKIRHKNVVQFIGACTRPPSLCIVTEFMARGSIHDFLHKQKGVFDLLSLLKVAIDVSKGMDYLHQNNIIHRDLKTANLLMDENEVVKVADFGVARVQSQSGVMTAETGTYRWMAPEVIEHRPYDHKADVFSFGIVLWELISGQIPYSGFSPLQAAVGVVQKGLRPSIPKHSHPKLAELMERCWHSDPIQRPNFSEITYILQQLINEYVVV; this comes from the exons ATGGCGATTGAAGAAGACGTTGAGAGTTGTGGAAGTAGAGTTGCGGTGTCACAGTCGCTGCCGAATCCGAGGCACCATAGATATAAATTCGAGGTCTACAGTGAGGTGCTTCGTCGCCTTCAAGATTTGAATTTCGAAGAAGCAAACAGAACTGACTTTGATAATGAACTCTGGGTTCATTTTAACCGTCTACCTGCTCG TTATGCTTTGGATGTGAACGTGGATAGAGCAGAAGATGTCTTGACTCATAAGAGATTACTGCATTTGGCAAAAGATCCTGCTAATCGGCCTGTTTTTGAGGTTCGTGTTGTGCAG GTTTATCCTACAAGCAGTGTGTATTCTGTTGATACTGTTCATTCAGATAGTTCAATGAATGAAGATGTACAAAGTTCTTACTATCCGATTAAACTGGG CATCCATCCGCCACCCGCATTTAGTACATCACCTAATTTTGAAACACTTGCACTGCATGACCATAGAGATATGGTGGAGGAAGAAGACAGTGCTGCAAGTTTGTCAGCACACTGTTCCAA GCCTATGCATGAAATCACTTTTTCAACAGTTGACAAGCCAAAACTCCTTACTCAG TTGACTTCCTTACTTGGTGAGATTGGACTGAACATTCATGAAGCTCATGCATTTTCTACCGTTGATGGGTTCTCTCTAGATGTCTTTGTTGTTGATGGCTGGCCTCATGAG GAAACTGCAGAGCTCAAATATGTACTGGAAAAGGAAGTCATAAAATCCAGG GGCCATTCCTTTCTCAATCAACATTCAGTTTCAGCTTTCAATATGCATAACCCAGCAGTTATTGAAACCTTTCCTGATTGCATAAAAATACCTACCGATGGAACTGATGTCTGGGAAATTGCTCCAAGGCAACTGGAATTTGGAATGCAGGTTTCATCTGGGGCATCTGGTGATCT GTACAAAGGCACATATTGTAGTCAGGAAGTAGCTATCAAAGTCCTAAAGCATGAGCATATGGATACTGATATGTTAAAAGAGTTTTCTCAGGAAGTTTACATAATGAG GAAGATTCGACATAAGAATGTTGTGCAATTCATTGGTGCATGCACTAGACCTCCAAGTTTGTGCATTGTGACCG AGTTCATGGCTAGAGGAAGCATACATGACTTTCTGCATAAACAGAAGGGTGTGTTTGACCTTCTGTCTCTACTTAAAGTAGCGATCGATGTTTCCAAGGGAATGGACTATTTGcaccaaaataatataattcacAGGGACCTGAAAACCGCAAATCTTCTGATGGATGAAAATGAA GTTGTGAAGGTTGCTGATTTTGGGGTTGCCAGAGTGCAGTCTCAATCTGGTGTGATGACAGCTGAAACTGGAACATACCGCTGGATGGCTCCTGAG GTGATTGAACACAGACCGTACGATCACAAGGCAGATGTTTTCAGTTTTGGTATTGTATTGTGGGAGCTTATATCAGGACAG ATCCCTTACTCTGGCTTTAGCCCATTACAAGCAGCTGTTGGTGTGGTGCAAAAG GGTCTAAGGCCTTCAATCCCCAAGCACAGTCACCCAAAACTTGCAGAGCTGATGGAGAGATGCTGGCATTCTGATCCAATTCAAAGACCAAATTTCTCAGAAATTACTTATATACTTCAGCAGCTAATAAATGAG TATGTTGTTGTTTAA